The Deinococcus hopiensis KR-140 genome has a window encoding:
- a CDS encoding YceI family protein yields the protein MSRFPAARLLLLALLAAPTALAAPVKFEVATKSENLNVLTVESETAVENFTARTNKVSGTLTFDPASKTGGGTVTIDGTTIDTGIALRNRDMKSATWLNFDKQPDVKFTATKVAHLSGEKYRVSGNLTMNGVTRPVTADATVRYTPEGDLTRAVGLKGDVLAVSVKFGVKLSDYGVKHPQIAAGRVSNDLDLVVRFIASSK from the coding sequence ATGTCACGATTCCCCGCTGCCCGCCTGCTGCTCCTCGCCCTCCTGGCCGCCCCGACCGCCCTCGCCGCTCCCGTGAAGTTCGAAGTGGCGACAAAATCCGAGAACCTCAACGTGCTGACGGTCGAAAGCGAGACAGCCGTGGAGAATTTCACGGCCAGGACGAACAAGGTCAGCGGGACCCTGACCTTCGATCCAGCCTCCAAGACGGGCGGCGGGACGGTGACCATCGACGGCACCACCATCGACACGGGCATCGCCCTGCGCAACAGGGATATGAAGTCTGCCACCTGGCTAAACTTTGATAAGCAGCCTGACGTGAAGTTTACGGCGACCAAGGTGGCCCACCTCAGCGGTGAGAAATACCGGGTAAGTGGCAATCTGACCATGAACGGCGTGACCCGTCCTGTGACGGCCGACGCCACTGTGCGCTACACGCCGGAAGGTGACCTGACGCGCGCGGTGGGGCTGAAGGGTGACGTGCTGGCGGTCAGCGTCAAGTTTGGCGTGAAGCTCAGCGACTACGGGGTCAAGCACCCCCAGATCGCTGCCGGACGCGTGAGCAACGACCTCGACCTTGTGGTGCGTTTTATCGCCAGCAGCAAGTGA
- a CDS encoding glycoside hydrolase family 2 protein, producing MKYSSHPNPLLERAAWRDLNGTWQFAFDDEARWRTPQDVTFDREIQVPYPPESVRSGLHDEGFHRAVWYRRTVTLEEHERQGRLLLHFGAVDYATRVYVNGRLVVAHEGGHTSFTADVTQRARESDTLEIIVRAEDDPADLAKPRGKQDWLLHSHSIWYPRTTGIWQPVWLESVPEHFVESLHWTSHMERWEIGVEARVNTGAHGSVPTDLTLRVRLSHEGQLIADDRYSVVGDEVSRRIALPDPGIDDFRNVLLWSPNHPTLIQADVELLRGDTVLDRVQSYTAIRSVDVQGNRFMLNGRPYYLKMVLDQGYWPESLMTATDEELRHDVELTRQLGFNGARKHQKIENPRWLYWCDVLGLLVWEEMPSPYRFTTRSVERLTKEWTEAIERDRSHPCIVAWVPFNESWGVPDLPTNAAHRDYVRALYHLTKTLDPTRPVIGNDGWEHVATDLLTVHDYADDPGVLLERYGTLEATRSSIERQRPGDRVITVSGFQMVEQPVVLSEFGGIAIMQDSQSGWGYSESEDASDFLNDYTALLAAVHDSRGLSGFCYTQLTDTFQEKNGLLDEYRRPKADLLALARATQGKRTAREMTIDPAMNPFGYSHRWRERKQHDTGE from the coding sequence TTGAAGTACTCCTCCCACCCCAATCCTTTGCTGGAACGCGCGGCCTGGCGTGACCTGAACGGCACGTGGCAGTTCGCCTTCGACGACGAGGCCCGCTGGCGCACCCCGCAGGACGTGACCTTCGACCGCGAGATTCAGGTGCCCTACCCGCCCGAAAGCGTCCGGAGCGGCCTTCACGACGAGGGCTTCCACCGCGCGGTGTGGTACCGCCGCACCGTGACCCTGGAAGAGCATGAGCGCCAGGGCCGGTTGCTGCTGCACTTCGGAGCCGTTGACTACGCGACGCGCGTGTACGTCAACGGGCGCCTCGTCGTGGCCCACGAGGGGGGCCACACCTCCTTCACGGCGGACGTGACCCAGCGGGCGCGCGAGAGTGACACGCTGGAGATCATCGTGCGCGCCGAGGACGATCCGGCGGACCTCGCCAAGCCGCGCGGCAAGCAGGACTGGCTGCTGCATTCGCACTCCATCTGGTACCCGCGCACAACCGGCATCTGGCAGCCCGTGTGGCTGGAGAGCGTGCCCGAGCACTTCGTGGAGAGCCTGCACTGGACCTCGCACATGGAGCGCTGGGAAATCGGCGTGGAGGCGAGGGTCAACACCGGCGCGCACGGCAGCGTTCCCACGGACCTGACGCTGCGCGTGCGTCTCTCCCACGAGGGCCAGCTCATCGCCGACGACCGCTACTCGGTCGTCGGCGATGAGGTGTCGCGCCGCATCGCCCTGCCGGACCCCGGCATCGACGACTTCCGCAACGTGCTGCTGTGGAGTCCCAACCACCCCACCCTCATTCAGGCGGACGTGGAGCTGCTGCGCGGCGACACGGTGCTGGACCGGGTGCAGAGCTACACGGCCATCCGCTCGGTGGACGTGCAGGGCAACCGCTTCATGCTCAACGGGCGGCCCTATTACCTCAAAATGGTGCTGGACCAGGGCTACTGGCCAGAGTCGCTGATGACCGCCACCGACGAGGAGCTGCGCCACGACGTGGAACTCACCCGGCAGCTGGGCTTTAACGGCGCCAGAAAACACCAGAAGATCGAGAACCCCCGCTGGCTGTACTGGTGCGACGTGCTGGGCCTGCTCGTGTGGGAGGAGATGCCCAGTCCCTACCGCTTCACGACCCGCTCGGTGGAGCGCCTGACCAAGGAATGGACCGAGGCCATCGAGCGCGACCGCTCGCACCCGTGCATCGTCGCGTGGGTGCCCTTCAACGAGTCGTGGGGCGTGCCGGACCTGCCCACCAACGCCGCGCACCGCGACTACGTGCGGGCGCTGTACCACCTCACCAAGACGCTGGACCCGACCCGCCCGGTGATCGGCAACGACGGCTGGGAGCATGTGGCAACCGATCTGCTCACCGTCCACGACTACGCCGACGATCCGGGCGTGTTGCTGGAGCGCTACGGCACGCTGGAAGCCACCCGCAGCAGCATCGAGCGCCAGCGCCCCGGCGACCGCGTGATCACGGTGTCGGGCTTTCAAATGGTTGAGCAGCCGGTGGTCTTGTCCGAGTTCGGCGGCATTGCCATCATGCAAGACAGCCAGAGCGGCTGGGGCTACAGCGAGTCCGAGGACGCCAGCGACTTCCTGAACGACTACACGGCGCTCCTCGCTGCCGTTCACGACAGCCGGGGCCTGTCGGGCTTCTGCTACACCCAGCTCACCGACACCTTTCAGGAGAAAAACGGCCTACTCGACGAATACCGTCGCCCCAAGGCCGACCTGCTCGCCCTGGCGCGCGCCACCCAGGGCAAGCGCACTGCCCGCGAGATGACCATCGACCCGGCGATGAACCCCTTCGGCTACTCCCACCGCTGGCGCGAGCGCAAGCAGCACGACACGGGGGAGTGA
- a CDS encoding GGDEF domain-containing protein, whose product MHEPGGAEARRRGGVALVAGALCLGLCGVLASGHGDLGSAVLAVVCALTAALLRFTRVPLGWVDRGLLLAFGTGLGVALFRTPPAPTSTSLLPLALLALGSAAFAVLRVGEALRYAALLFGLFALASWQDGPGVLPHLIAVGLTLALVGAASGYIGRFSAERAEAALMRGLARTDALTGADNRPELYAHLRRALAGGGPGWGQERNFAVVLLDLDYFEQVNTRYGHAVGDALLVAVARSLRQEVRAGDRVARWDGDAFLALLPGVDERGAKAEAYRLWLAVRRLREPGLPQVTASLGVALSTDAHTLEDLLQLANERLYVAKASGRDRVSLPEKPLPLFP is encoded by the coding sequence ATGCATGAGCCGGGTGGGGCAGAGGCGCGGCGGCGCGGGGGAGTGGCCCTCGTCGCCGGCGCGCTCTGCCTGGGGTTGTGCGGCGTTCTCGCGTCCGGTCACGGTGATCTGGGGAGCGCCGTCCTCGCTGTGGTCTGCGCGTTGACGGCCGCCCTGCTGCGCTTCACGCGGGTGCCACTGGGGTGGGTGGACCGGGGTCTGCTGCTGGCGTTCGGTACCGGCCTCGGCGTGGCCCTGTTCCGGACGCCCCCAGCGCCCACCTCCACGTCCCTCCTGCCGCTCGCGCTGCTGGCCCTGGGTTCGGCCGCCTTCGCCGTGCTGCGCGTGGGCGAGGCGCTGCGCTACGCAGCCCTTTTGTTCGGGCTGTTCGCTCTGGCCTCGTGGCAGGACGGTCCAGGGGTGCTCCCCCACCTCATCGCCGTGGGCCTGACCCTCGCGCTGGTGGGCGCGGCCAGCGGGTATATCGGCCGGTTCAGCGCCGAGCGGGCGGAAGCGGCGCTGATGCGGGGACTGGCGCGGACCGACGCGCTCACCGGCGCGGACAACCGCCCCGAGCTGTACGCCCACCTGCGCCGCGCGCTTGCCGGCGGGGGGCCGGGCTGGGGCCAGGAGCGCAACTTCGCGGTGGTGCTGCTCGACCTCGACTATTTCGAGCAGGTCAACACCCGCTACGGCCACGCGGTGGGCGACGCCCTGCTGGTGGCGGTGGCCCGGTCCTTGCGGCAGGAGGTGCGCGCCGGGGACCGGGTGGCGCGCTGGGACGGCGACGCGTTTCTGGCGCTGCTCCCCGGCGTGGACGAACGCGGGGCCAAGGCCGAGGCGTACCGCCTGTGGCTCGCCGTGCGGCGGCTGCGAGAACCGGGCCTTCCCCAGGTCACTGCCAGCCTCGGCGTGGCCTTGAGTACGGACGCCCATACCCTGGAAGACCTTCTGCAGCTCGCGAACGAGCGGCTGTACGTCGCCAAGGCGTCAGGACGGGACCGGGTGAGCTTGCCCGAAAAGCCGCTGCCGCTGTTTCCGTGA
- the galT gene encoding galactose-1-phosphate uridylyltransferase: protein MTQTTPYQRAEFRKPDGRFLWLYSRRPIAVQGPVPSPGNEPVRATPQQRWHPLRGEWVIYAAHRQDRTFLPPAEYNPLAPTHDPEHPTELPQGDYDIAVFQNRFPSLTLAAPEPDPVPGTVNRPGTGECEVVVFTQDAGTSLHQLPVEHVKLLVDVWADRTSALGEQDKIQYVLPFENRGVEVGVTLHHPHGQIYAYDHVPPVQTRALELAGAHLAEHGEPWAATFLREELESGQRLVSRNEGAVAVVPPFARYTYETWLLPARPAARLSDLSDAERLHFAALLKETLARLDALFGVRMPYLMTVHQAPTDGQAHEEWPLHIEIYPALRAKGKLKYLAGTEQGAGLFANDSLPEVKAKELREVTL, encoded by the coding sequence ATGACCCAGACGACTCCATACCAGCGCGCCGAGTTCCGCAAACCGGACGGGCGGTTCCTGTGGCTTTACAGCCGCCGTCCCATCGCCGTGCAGGGGCCCGTCCCCTCGCCGGGCAACGAACCTGTGCGCGCCACCCCGCAGCAGCGCTGGCATCCCCTGCGCGGCGAATGGGTCATCTACGCCGCGCACCGTCAGGACCGCACCTTCCTGCCGCCGGCCGAATACAATCCCCTCGCGCCTACCCATGACCCCGAACACCCCACCGAGCTGCCCCAGGGCGACTACGACATCGCGGTGTTTCAGAACCGCTTTCCCAGCCTGACCCTGGCGGCCCCCGAGCCCGACCCGGTGCCCGGCACCGTCAACCGCCCCGGCACCGGCGAGTGCGAGGTCGTGGTGTTTACGCAGGACGCGGGGACCAGCCTGCACCAGCTGCCGGTGGAGCACGTCAAGCTGCTCGTGGACGTGTGGGCAGACCGCACCTCTGCGCTGGGCGAACAGGACAAGATTCAGTACGTGCTGCCCTTCGAGAACAGGGGCGTGGAGGTGGGCGTCACGCTACACCACCCGCACGGGCAGATTTACGCCTATGACCACGTGCCGCCCGTCCAAACCCGCGCGCTGGAACTGGCTGGAGCGCACCTCGCTGAACACGGGGAGCCCTGGGCGGCCACCTTCCTACGCGAGGAACTGGAAAGCGGCCAGCGGTTGGTGTCGCGCAATGAGGGCGCGGTGGCCGTGGTTCCACCCTTCGCGCGCTACACCTACGAGACGTGGCTGCTGCCCGCCCGCCCCGCCGCGCGGCTGTCGGACCTCAGTGACGCCGAGCGCCTGCATTTTGCGGCGCTGCTGAAGGAGACGCTCGCACGGCTCGACGCCCTCTTCGGGGTACGGATGCCGTACCTGATGACGGTTCATCAGGCCCCCACCGACGGGCAGGCGCACGAGGAATGGCCGCTGCACATCGAGATTTACCCCGCCCTGCGTGCCAAGGGCAAGCTCAAATACCTGGCGGGCACCGAGCAGGGCGCGGGCCTGTTTGCCAACGACTCGCTGCCCGAGGTCAAGGCGAAGGAACTGCGGGAGGTGACGCTGTGA
- the galK gene encoding galactokinase has translation MIRTGTAGDYLSHFGAAPEVTAHAPGRVNLIGEHTDYNDGFVLPSAIPQQAVIGLSRLEGDGVEVYASDLNEARAYRLGEETQTHSWIDYVQGVTQELVRDGHKLTGFRAHIRSDVPFGSGLSSSAALLVCLLRGLRELFGLPLDDVQVAQLARRAENGLVGANVGIMDQMACSLAQVGEALFLDCRDLTFERLKLPEDMDLVVLHSGVEHNHAAGDYNTRRAECERACELLGVASLRELGVEDLERVNALPEPLNRRARHVITENARVLETVAALRAGELGRVGELFTASHASMRDDYQVSVREVDLIVTLAEAEADVYGARLTGGGFGGSVVMIARHGTGRRAGERVAAEYARQTGRTPRLLMPAH, from the coding sequence GTGATCCGCACCGGCACGGCGGGCGATTACCTGAGCCACTTCGGCGCGGCCCCGGAGGTGACGGCCCACGCCCCGGGCCGGGTCAACCTGATCGGCGAACACACGGATTACAACGACGGCTTCGTGCTGCCCAGCGCCATACCCCAGCAGGCGGTGATCGGCCTGAGCCGCCTGGAGGGAGACGGGGTGGAGGTCTACGCCAGCGATCTGAACGAGGCGCGCGCGTACCGTCTGGGCGAAGAAACGCAGACGCACTCCTGGATCGACTACGTGCAGGGCGTGACGCAGGAACTCGTCCGGGACGGACATAAGCTGACGGGCTTTCGCGCCCATATTCGCTCGGACGTGCCGTTCGGCTCGGGGCTGTCGAGTTCGGCAGCCCTGCTGGTGTGTCTGCTGCGTGGGCTGCGCGAGCTGTTCGGTCTGCCGCTTGACGACGTGCAGGTGGCGCAGCTCGCCCGCCGCGCTGAGAATGGGCTGGTGGGGGCGAACGTGGGCATCATGGACCAGATGGCCTGCTCGCTGGCGCAGGTGGGCGAGGCGCTGTTCCTCGACTGCCGGGACCTGACCTTCGAGCGCCTGAAGCTGCCGGAAGACATGGACCTGGTGGTGCTGCATTCCGGCGTCGAACACAACCACGCCGCGGGCGACTACAACACCCGCCGCGCCGAGTGCGAGCGGGCCTGTGAGTTGCTGGGCGTGGCGAGCCTACGGGAGCTCGGTGTGGAGGATCTGGAGCGGGTAAATGCCCTGCCGGAGCCTCTGAACCGCCGTGCGCGGCACGTCATCACCGAGAACGCCCGGGTGCTGGAGACGGTGGCGGCGCTGCGGGCGGGCGAACTCGGGCGGGTGGGCGAGCTGTTCACAGCCTCGCACGCTTCCATGCGGGACGACTATCAGGTGTCGGTGCGGGAGGTGGACCTGATCGTGACGCTCGCGGAAGCCGAGGCGGACGTTTACGGCGCGCGGCTGACCGGCGGCGGCTTCGGCGGCAGCGTGGTCATGATTGCCCGCCACGGCACGGGCCGCCGCGCGGGCGAGCGGGTCGCTGCCGAGTACGCCCGGCAGACGGGACGCACGCCGCGGTTGCTGATGCCAGCGCACTAA
- a CDS encoding helix-turn-helix transcriptional regulator produces MKAPPAIQYVPLRNRTLPLVVEPITVPTSAPGQVFRPHRHDFQELLWLESGTGVHSIDGRMIEFRPPSVSVITRGQVHAFQQTQDLQGFVVSFTEELFAAPGEHAPHQLVFNYAPGDQAFTLGEDLHGQGVTLLRLMLAEYGRAEVTGDLSLLRPLLEALLALVGRAAREASRVGPAQEWRDLPRFLALLERDFVRQQGVEHYAQAMNVSARHLSRLTHATLGKNAKQVIQDRRILEARRLLSFTDMSVKEVAVRLGFADPFHFSRAFKAASGVSPQTFRARREPV; encoded by the coding sequence GTGAAGGCGCCGCCTGCCATTCAGTACGTGCCGCTGCGCAACAGGACCCTCCCGCTGGTGGTGGAGCCCATTACGGTGCCCACGTCCGCCCCAGGGCAGGTGTTCCGGCCCCACCGCCACGACTTTCAGGAGTTGCTGTGGCTGGAGTCGGGTACGGGCGTCCACTCCATCGACGGGCGGATGATCGAGTTTCGCCCGCCCAGCGTCTCGGTGATCACCCGGGGGCAGGTCCACGCCTTTCAGCAAACCCAGGACCTCCAGGGCTTCGTCGTGTCGTTTACCGAGGAGCTGTTTGCCGCCCCCGGCGAACATGCTCCGCATCAGCTCGTGTTCAACTACGCGCCGGGCGATCAGGCATTCACGCTCGGTGAGGACCTGCACGGGCAGGGCGTGACCCTGCTGCGCCTGATGCTCGCCGAGTACGGGCGGGCGGAGGTGACGGGCGACCTTTCCCTGCTGCGGCCCCTGCTGGAGGCGCTGCTCGCGCTGGTTGGGCGGGCGGCGCGCGAAGCGAGTCGGGTGGGCCCGGCCCAGGAATGGCGCGACCTGCCGCGCTTCCTCGCCCTGCTGGAACGCGACTTCGTGCGGCAGCAGGGGGTGGAGCACTACGCCCAGGCCATGAACGTTTCGGCGCGGCACCTCTCCCGCCTGACGCACGCGACGTTGGGCAAGAACGCCAAGCAGGTGATCCAGGACCGCCGAATACTCGAAGCCCGCCGCCTGCTGAGCTTCACGGACATGTCTGTCAAGGAGGTGGCCGTCCGACTGGGCTTTGCCGACCCCTTTCACTTCAGCCGCGCCTTCAAGGCAGCCAGCGGTGTGTCGCCCCAGACCTTCCGCGCTCGCCGAGAGCCGGTCTGA
- a CDS encoding S8 family serine peptidase: protein MPARRRSTPAFGLLTLLLLSACSSTLPTTPDTASAPRYDSVASVPLKAGDTRESVARILGGTVIEWNDSGCAAGVAASCTALVGLDRGVQALSRLKPLGDRSVQIEPNRDAFSGSGVVGVWAGGVVGVWAGGIVGVWAGGVVGVWAGGVYANLPANTSLWQKVNLQQAQALASNLGAGVTVAVIDTGIDLQHPAFQASLTDSSTWRDFYGNDNVPQEEGILGNGAYGHGTSVAGIVLQVAPKARIMPIRALGSDGSGDAVMVAQAIQWAAARGANVINLSLGSAENSTVVQSAINTVTAQGILVVASAGNENQNVLTYPAANATQKGSGEYALSVGSVDLSDLKSTFSNYGRSLELVAPSENVYGPAPENRMVAWSGTSMAAPMAAGGLALALGQQRTVALKDLTAKMAGTAFDVYNGGANDAYKGMLGPKGRLDLSKFLDDSIQH, encoded by the coding sequence GTGCCTGCAAGACGCCGCTCCACCCCTGCATTTGGTCTTCTGACCTTACTCCTGCTCAGCGCCTGCTCAAGCACCCTGCCTACAACGCCCGACACCGCTTCTGCTCCCCGCTACGACTCCGTGGCTTCCGTACCGCTCAAGGCGGGGGATACCCGTGAATCCGTGGCCCGCATTCTGGGAGGGACGGTAATCGAGTGGAACGACTCAGGCTGCGCGGCGGGCGTCGCGGCGTCATGCACGGCACTGGTTGGACTGGACCGCGGTGTACAGGCTCTTTCTCGCCTGAAGCCTCTGGGCGACCGCAGCGTGCAGATCGAGCCGAATAGGGACGCTTTTAGCGGGAGTGGCGTTGTAGGCGTGTGGGCCGGTGGTGTGGTGGGGGTTTGGGCGGGCGGCATTGTAGGCGTGTGGGCCGGCGGTGTGGTGGGGGTTTGGGCGGGCGGCGTATATGCAAATCTCCCCGCAAACACCTCCCTCTGGCAAAAAGTCAACCTGCAGCAAGCGCAAGCGTTGGCCTCCAATCTTGGCGCAGGCGTGACCGTCGCCGTCATTGATACTGGCATTGACCTTCAGCACCCTGCCTTCCAGGCCTCTTTAACAGACTCTTCTACCTGGCGGGACTTCTACGGCAACGACAATGTGCCTCAGGAAGAGGGCATCCTGGGAAACGGTGCATATGGGCACGGTACGAGCGTTGCTGGCATAGTCCTGCAAGTCGCTCCCAAGGCCAGGATCATGCCGATCCGCGCGCTGGGCTCCGACGGGTCGGGCGACGCGGTAATGGTAGCCCAAGCGATACAGTGGGCTGCGGCGAGGGGAGCCAATGTCATTAATCTGAGTCTGGGGAGTGCCGAGAACTCCACTGTGGTGCAAAGCGCCATCAATACAGTCACGGCACAGGGCATTCTGGTTGTGGCGTCAGCCGGGAACGAGAACCAGAACGTCCTGACTTATCCGGCAGCCAACGCCACGCAAAAGGGCAGTGGCGAATACGCCTTGAGTGTGGGAAGCGTCGATCTATCGGACCTAAAATCCACCTTCTCCAACTATGGCCGTTCGTTGGAACTGGTTGCCCCCAGCGAGAACGTCTATGGGCCAGCCCCTGAAAACCGAATGGTGGCCTGGAGCGGCACCTCGATGGCCGCCCCGATGGCCGCCGGTGGCCTGGCCCTGGCCCTTGGGCAACAGCGGACGGTGGCGTTGAAGGACCTGACAGCCAAGATGGCGGGGACGGCCTTTGATGTATATAACGGTGGTGCGAACGACGCCTATAAAGGCATGCTCGGTCCGAAAGGCCGCCTCGACCTCTCCAAGTTCCTGGACGACTCCATCCAGCACTAA
- a CDS encoding HD domain-containing phosphohydrolase has translation MLPDDQALTSSPPSHVAERIEALQRAVLELLEADPREALVLAQSCCRVADGIGDMGYRASSLLLLGRVLFAQAELAEARVKLLEAATLYQHLGNILEEAEAHSHLGRISLNLGQFEEAQTHLQLSIERTAAISSSKAKNIHATALNLLAGTYHQQGNAGDALRLLNHSLNLWQEEENITGQLQCLSNIGNIQNWLGQYGEAISTLSNAYRIYQSHPQDSKTEIHILHNLATAHHLNGDNTLAIKMMESAHQTAVISRSKFNEAAALLNLGGFCLQDEQWTESLRYLQDALRLTQQLGYQVLELEVLDTLGSLYQKTGEHDLARQSYAQALEMALSIGSTQGELNARLHLGQLHLTGGQLEQAREELRASLGLAVQAQFRKEEASAHEALSELYKRLGWPAEALEHSEQLRRIERELFDAERDRQTRNLTIQFEVERARRDADVYRMRTEVEHEARRTAERLVQERTAELARAQHEVVTRLAMAAEYRDDTTGEHTWRVGHAVTHIARALGWPDARAELLGIAARLHDVGKIGIPDSILLKPGKLTPAEYVQMQTHTLIGARILSGGLSELLRLSEEIALTHHERWDGKGYPRGLGGPLIPISGRIVAVADVYDALTQERPYKRAWTHEEALHELEVQAGTQFDPDVVRVALEVLQGGLAATEPFRSVRR, from the coding sequence ATGCTTCCTGACGACCAGGCATTGACGTCGTCGCCCCCATCCCACGTTGCAGAGCGAATCGAAGCTTTGCAACGTGCTGTTCTGGAATTGTTGGAAGCTGACCCCCGAGAAGCGCTCGTGCTTGCGCAGTCCTGTTGCCGTGTGGCCGACGGGATTGGAGACATGGGGTACCGGGCCAGTTCATTGTTGTTGCTGGGCCGTGTGCTGTTCGCTCAAGCTGAGCTAGCGGAAGCAAGGGTAAAGTTGCTGGAGGCTGCAACTCTCTATCAGCATCTCGGCAATATTTTGGAAGAGGCCGAGGCGCATAGTCACTTGGGACGCATTTCGCTGAACCTGGGACAATTCGAGGAAGCTCAGACTCATCTACAGTTATCTATAGAACGCACGGCGGCCATCTCTTCTTCAAAAGCTAAAAATATTCATGCGACCGCCCTCAACTTGTTGGCTGGTACATATCATCAGCAGGGAAATGCTGGAGATGCATTGCGTCTGTTGAACCACTCTCTTAACCTCTGGCAAGAAGAAGAAAATATTACTGGGCAGTTGCAATGCCTAAGCAATATAGGAAATATACAGAATTGGCTCGGGCAGTATGGAGAGGCCATATCAACCCTTTCAAATGCATACAGGATCTATCAATCTCACCCTCAGGATTCAAAAACAGAAATACACATTCTGCACAATCTGGCAACAGCACATCATCTAAATGGGGATAATACCCTGGCCATTAAGATGATGGAGTCCGCGCATCAGACGGCGGTAATTAGCAGAAGTAAATTTAACGAGGCGGCAGCCCTACTGAACTTGGGCGGCTTTTGTCTGCAGGATGAACAATGGACGGAGTCTCTCCGGTATCTGCAGGACGCTCTACGGCTAACGCAGCAGCTGGGGTATCAAGTTCTTGAATTGGAAGTCCTCGACACCCTCGGCTCTCTCTACCAGAAAACCGGGGAACACGATCTTGCGCGCCAGAGCTATGCCCAGGCGCTGGAGATGGCCCTGTCCATCGGCTCTACCCAAGGCGAACTCAACGCCCGCTTGCACCTGGGTCAACTGCACCTGACGGGCGGACAGCTCGAGCAGGCCCGCGAGGAACTGCGGGCCAGCCTGGGCCTGGCGGTGCAGGCGCAGTTTCGTAAGGAGGAAGCGTCGGCGCACGAGGCGCTTTCGGAGCTGTACAAGCGTCTGGGGTGGCCTGCAGAAGCCCTGGAACACAGTGAGCAGCTCCGGCGCATCGAGCGAGAACTGTTCGATGCCGAGCGGGACCGGCAGACCCGCAACCTGACCATCCAGTTCGAGGTGGAGCGGGCCCGGCGGGACGCAGACGTATACCGCATGCGGACTGAAGTGGAGCACGAGGCCCGGCGTACGGCCGAGCGGCTGGTGCAGGAGCGTACGGCAGAACTTGCCCGCGCTCAGCACGAGGTCGTCACCCGTCTCGCCATGGCTGCCGAGTACCGCGACGACACGACCGGCGAGCATACCTGGCGTGTGGGACACGCGGTCACCCACATTGCCCGGGCGCTTGGGTGGCCAGACGCCCGGGCCGAACTGCTGGGGATCGCCGCGCGTTTGCACGACGTGGGCAAGATCGGCATTCCCGACAGCATTCTGCTCAAGCCGGGCAAACTGACGCCCGCCGAGTATGTCCAGATGCAGACGCACACCCTGATCGGGGCCCGCATCCTGTCGGGCGGGCTGTCCGAACTGCTCCGGCTGTCCGAAGAAATCGCCCTGACGCACCATGAGCGCTGGGATGGCAAGGGCTATCCCCGGGGACTGGGCGGGCCGCTGATTCCGATCTCCGGGCGCATCGTGGCGGTGGCCGACGTCTACGACGCGCTTACGCAGGAGCGGCCCTACAAGCGTGCCTGGACGCATGAGGAAGCGCTTCACGAGTTGGAAGTGCAGGCGGGCACGCAGTTCGATCCCGATGTTGTGCGCGTGGCGCTGGAGGTATTGCAAGGCGGCCTGGCCGCAACAGAACCGTTCCGCTCTGTTCGCCGCTGA
- a CDS encoding glycoside hydrolase family 43 protein, whose protein sequence is MPPILPVYTGYLADPFVLAEGGLYYAYGTGMHGEDGGRAFEVLSSPDLRTWTSHGGALVPYTPQRLDYWAPEVAKSGGRFYMYYSAGEGDRGHHIRVAVSDSPLGPFVDQGLNLTPNEPFAIDPHPFQDEDGQWYLYVAKDYLEGERAGTALAAAPLRNMTELAGELQPVLRATADWQLFHRGREMYGRTLDWHTLEGAFVLRRGGRYHLFYSGGNWTNETYGVGHAVADHPLGPWREDQVRPAVLWTQPGVLIGPGHNSVVRGPGGQDYLVFHAWDSGHQHRQMHVVPLNWPDGVPVADLSGEVVALG, encoded by the coding sequence ATGCCCCCGATTCTGCCCGTCTACACCGGTTACCTCGCTGATCCCTTCGTTCTGGCCGAAGGCGGACTGTATTACGCTTACGGCACCGGCATGCACGGTGAGGATGGAGGCCGGGCTTTCGAGGTGCTGTCCTCGCCGGATCTGCGGACCTGGACCTCGCATGGGGGCGCGCTCGTGCCTTACACCCCGCAGCGGTTGGACTACTGGGCCCCTGAGGTGGCGAAGAGTGGCGGGCGCTTCTACATGTATTACTCGGCGGGCGAGGGGGACCGGGGACACCACATCCGGGTGGCAGTCTCGGACAGTCCGCTGGGGCCTTTTGTGGATCAGGGCCTGAACCTGACGCCGAACGAGCCTTTCGCCATTGATCCGCACCCCTTTCAGGACGAGGACGGGCAGTGGTACCTGTACGTCGCCAAGGATTACCTGGAGGGCGAGCGGGCGGGCACGGCGCTGGCCGCCGCCCCACTGCGCAACATGACCGAACTGGCAGGGGAGTTGCAGCCGGTGCTGCGCGCTACGGCCGACTGGCAACTGTTTCACCGCGGCCGCGAGATGTACGGCCGGACCTTGGACTGGCACACGCTGGAAGGCGCCTTTGTGCTGCGGCGCGGCGGGCGTTACCACCTGTTCTACTCGGGCGGCAACTGGACGAACGAGACGTACGGGGTGGGTCACGCCGTCGCGGATCATCCCCTGGGGCCCTGGCGCGAGGATCAGGTGCGGCCCGCCGTGCTGTGGACGCAACCCGGCGTATTGATTGGCCCGGGGCACAACTCGGTCGTGCGTGGACCGGGAGGACAGGACTACCTCGTGTTTCACGCCTGGGACAGCGGCCACCAGCACCGGCAGATGCACGTGGTGCCGCTGAACTGGCCGGACGGGGTACCGGTGGCGGACCTGTCGGGCGAAGTGGTGGCCCTGGGCTGA